The genomic region TTGTAGTTCATTTCATAAGTCTGCTTACCATTGCGGGTAGAGAAGCGTTTTTCGCAAGTGCGTACACCGTTGTCGTAAATATTCTCTCTTTCTAAGTTGCCGCTGTACTTGTCGTAGCGTTTATGGCTGCCGTGTTCTTTATGATCTTTATAGGACTTTTCGCTTTCCTTTTTGCCATTATCCCAGTATTCTACGCGGGTGTAAGTGCCTTCATCCTTATAGTCGTACTCAATGTGCACCATATTGTTGTTAGCTTTCTCGATCCATTTGCCAAAAGGCTTGTCATCTTTGTAAAACTCTTCTTTAAAACCATCAATTTCACCTTCACGAGTGCGGTAAGTTTTCTTTTTCCAGAATTTACCGTCCTTCTTGCCGTCTTTATAAGTGCTTAAATCAACGAGCTTCCCTTTTTCATCAAAACGTTTCTGCTCGCCATTGAGTTTGCCTGCACGGTAGGAGTGTTCTTGCTCCACTTTGCCATTTTCATAGAAGATTGATTTGCCATCTTGCTCCCCATTTTTGTAGCTTATTTCAGCTATTTTATCTCCCTTCTTGTCGAAGTATTTGAAGGTGCCGTTCATACGCCCTTTGGAGAAAGTGCCATCGAAGTATGCACCTTCTCCCTGTGCTACTTTAAAGTTGCCCTCAAGAGGTTCTTGGCTTTTTTTGAAACGCCAAACGGTTTCGGTGCCGAATTTCTGTTCTTCAAGTTCATCTTTTGAAGCTAACTTCTGTGCAAAAGCTGTTGAGGCTGAGAGTAATAGCCCCATAAGTAGGATGTTTTTCATTGCTTAAACATTTTGAGCCACAAATGTACGATTATTTTTATTGGTAGCAACTAAATGTTGTGAATATCACAAAATAGTTTAAATGTGTTATATTTACAAATGTAATATAAGGGAGAATATGTGTTTTAAGTATGGCTTTTACTGCTTGATAACTCGCTGATTATGTGTTATATGCCGTTTTTATTAGGTCAATCGTGAGGGAATGCGAAGTTATGAGGATGCAAAGTGTGTAAAATGGCCGTTCTTAGAGGCTTTGTAATTCGTTGATTGTTCGATAGTTTTTCGCTAAACCTAATACTAACCTAATACTAACCTAATACTAACCTAATACTAACTTAATACTACAGTAATACTGTCGTTCGGTGTTCCTTCGATGTTCCTTCGAGATGTGTTCGTAATGTGTTCGAGATCCTTGCAAGGATAATAGCGGCGAGACGAGATCCTTGTGGGCAGTTTGAACCTACTTGACTTAAAATTTTTTATAAAAGTATTGTCAGTTTATTTTTTCTTTGTAATTTTGCAGCCTGAATGTAACGTAGTTTTGTTCCTGTGGAAAGATCATATTTTAGGCAGTCATTTTTTATAATTGTATTGGCAACTGCGCTCTTTATAGCCTTTAAAGAGTTCTTGCCTAAGCGTATTTTTCCAGAGAGTAAGCCTACGACTAACATAGTGGTTGACAGCCTAATGCTGGCAACAATGGAGGGTAAAGACCTTGACTCATTAGTGAACGATTCGCTGGCAAAGGCAACAAAGTTAGAAGAGTCGCAGCAAGGGCTGAGTTCATTTTTCCAGAAGTTGGAGTCGCTTGAGCGTACTAAGCAAGGCAAAATACGCATTGGTTATTACGGCGACTCAATGACTGATGGCGACCTCATTGTGCAGGATTTGCGCGCCCTATTTCAAGAAGCCTTTGGAGGGTA from Capnocytophaga haemolytica harbors:
- a CDS encoding toxin-antitoxin system YwqK family antitoxin, with amino-acid sequence MKNILLMGLLLSASTAFAQKLASKDELEEQKFGTETVWRFKKSQEPLEGNFKVAQGEGAYFDGTFSKGRMNGTFKYFDKKGDKIAEISYKNGEQDGKSIFYENGKVEQEHSYRAGKLNGEQKRFDEKGKLVDLSTYKDGKKDGKFWKKKTYRTREGEIDGFKEEFYKDDKPFGKWIEKANNNMVHIEYDYKDEGTYTRVEYWDNGKKESEKSYKDHKEHGSHKRYDKYSGNLERENIYDNGVRTCEKRFSTRNGKQTYEMNYKNGQRNGHHFSKYEPGFTDEEGDYKDGYKDGLWKTYYRNGNLESETRYAIGQREGPYKEYSEEGNVTIEGNFKNDQMDGIWKYYEAKKLVQDKIYKMGDLVKSTRYNENR